In one window of Maniola hyperantus chromosome 18, iAphHyp1.2, whole genome shotgun sequence DNA:
- the ClpP gene encoding ATP-dependent Clp protease proteolytic subunit, translating into MAMNCVRKFTRTVLGVPKARTVAQRALNTSLPARLGMIPIVVEQTGRGERAYDIYSRLLRERIICLMGPINDDISSLVVAQLLFLQSESSKKPVHLYINSPGGNVTSGLGIYDTMQYITPPVATWCVGQACSMASLLLAAGAPGMRHALPNSRIMIHQPSGGVRGQATDIQIQAEEILKLKAQINKLFVRHTGLPVERVQNSMERDCFMSPTEAKAFGLIDNVLEHPPSVMESECASPPASPATATTD; encoded by the coding sequence ATGGCAATGAATTGCGTTCGTAAATTTACCAGAACAGTTCTTGGTGTTCCAAAGGCGAGAACTGTTGCCCAGAGAGCACTCAATACAAGTCTGCCGGCTAGGCTTGGAATGATACCTATTGTAGTCGAACAGACTGGCAGAGGAGAGAGGGCATACGACATCTATTCGAGGCTTTTACGTGAGCGGATTATTTGCCTAATGGGACCGATAAATGACGATATCAGTTCTCTAGTCGTTGCTCAACTGTTATTCCTGCAATCGGAATCCAGTAAAAAACCTGTACATCTCTACATAAACTCTCCCGGTGGAAACGTGACTTCCGGTCTTGGTATATACGATACGATGCAGTATATAACTCCGCCAGTAGCGACGTGGTGTGTCGGCCAAGCTTGCAGCATGGCATCTTTGCTCCTAGCGGCTGGGGCACCAGGCATGCGCCATGCTCTACCCAATTCCCGTATTATGATTCATCAACCGTCCGGTGGTGTAAGAGGACAAGCGACTGACATACAAATCCAAGCTGAAGAGATTTTAAAACTGAAGGCTCAAATCAACAAACTATTTGTCCGTCACACTGGCTTGCCTGTAGAGAGAGTGCAGAATTCTATGGAGCGTGATTGTTTTATGTCACCAACAGAAGCCAAAGCCTTTGGTCTGATTGATAATGTACTGGAGCACCCACCATCTGTTATGGAAAGTGAATGTGCATCGCCACCAGCCAGTCCCGCCACTGCAACTACTGATTAG